From a single Microbacterium terrisoli genomic region:
- a CDS encoding acyl-CoA thioesterase — translation MTDATPVVATPAAAGGGQRLHIPIQLRWGDLDAYNHVNNTAMLKLLEEARVRALWTPAAGEDAPASAVLEGGQGSGVLTLVSRQEIEYLAPVPYQRHPLDVQMWFGNLGGSSFDVCYEVCSPRSDGGVESGGRQVVYARATTVVVKVDAASGRPLRLNALEREAWAPYQGDPVRYAHRR, via the coding sequence GTGACTGACGCGACGCCGGTCGTGGCGACCCCCGCTGCGGCAGGCGGCGGCCAGCGGCTGCACATCCCGATCCAGCTGCGCTGGGGCGATCTGGACGCGTACAACCACGTCAACAACACCGCGATGCTCAAGCTGCTCGAAGAGGCGCGCGTGCGCGCCCTGTGGACGCCGGCTGCGGGGGAGGACGCACCCGCTTCTGCCGTGCTCGAGGGCGGCCAGGGCAGCGGCGTCCTCACGCTCGTGTCACGGCAGGAGATCGAGTACCTCGCCCCGGTGCCGTATCAGCGCCATCCGCTGGACGTGCAGATGTGGTTCGGCAACCTCGGCGGCTCGAGCTTCGATGTCTGCTACGAGGTGTGCTCGCCGAGAAGCGACGGCGGCGTCGAATCCGGTGGCCGGCAGGTCGTCTACGCGCGTGCGACCACTGTGGTCGTGAAGGTGGATGCCGCCTCCGGTCGTCCGCTGCGCCTGAACGCGCTCGAACGAGAAGCGTGGGCGCCGTACCAGGGCGACCCGGTGCGGTACGCGCACCGGCGCTGA
- the ettA gene encoding energy-dependent translational throttle protein EttA: MAEYIYQMVRARKAVGDKLILDDVTMAFLPGAKIGMVGPNGAGKSTILKIMAGLDQPSNGDATLAPGYSVGILMQEPELDENKTVLENIQEGVAIKAKLDRFNEISALMSDPDADFDTLLAEMGVLQEEIDAADAWDLDSQLEQAMDALRTPPGDAQVANLSGGEKRRVALARLLLQKPDLLLLDEPTNHLDAESVQWLEQHLQKYPGAVIAVTHDRYFLDHVAEWIAEVDRGRLIGYEGNYSTYLEKKAERLNVQGKKDAKLAKRLADELEWVRSNAKGRQAKSKARLARYEEMAAEAERTRKLDFEEIQIPPGPRLGSVVIEAKNLQKGFDGRSLIDGLSFSLPPNGIVGVIGPNGVGKTTLFKTIVGLEELDGGQLKIGETVQISYVDQSRGGIDPNKTLWEVVSDGLDFITVGKIEIPSRAYVSKFGFKGPDQQKKAGVLSGGERNRLNLALTLKQGGNLLLLDEPTNDLDVETLQSLENALLEFPGCAVVVTHDRWFLDRIATHILAYEGTEEQPDKWHWFEGNFEAYEKNKIDRLGPDAAAPHRSTYRKLTRD; the protein is encoded by the coding sequence TTGGCTGAGTACATCTATCAGATGGTCCGTGCCCGCAAGGCGGTCGGCGACAAGCTGATCCTCGACGACGTGACGATGGCGTTCCTGCCGGGTGCGAAGATCGGCATGGTCGGCCCGAACGGTGCCGGCAAGTCGACGATCCTGAAGATCATGGCAGGCCTCGACCAGCCCTCGAACGGCGACGCGACCCTCGCTCCCGGCTATTCGGTGGGCATCCTCATGCAGGAGCCCGAGCTCGACGAGAACAAGACCGTGCTGGAGAACATCCAGGAAGGCGTCGCGATCAAGGCGAAGCTCGACCGGTTCAACGAGATCTCGGCGCTGATGAGCGATCCCGATGCCGACTTCGACACACTGCTGGCCGAGATGGGCGTGCTGCAGGAGGAGATCGACGCTGCCGACGCGTGGGACCTCGACTCCCAGCTCGAACAGGCGATGGATGCGCTGCGCACGCCGCCCGGCGACGCGCAGGTGGCCAACCTCTCCGGTGGCGAGAAGCGTCGCGTGGCGTTGGCGCGGCTGCTGCTGCAGAAGCCCGATCTGCTGCTGCTGGACGAGCCGACCAACCACCTGGACGCCGAGAGCGTGCAGTGGCTCGAGCAGCATTTGCAGAAGTATCCCGGCGCGGTCATCGCCGTCACCCACGACCGGTACTTCCTCGACCACGTGGCCGAGTGGATCGCCGAGGTCGACCGCGGCCGACTGATCGGCTACGAGGGCAACTATTCGACGTACCTCGAGAAGAAGGCCGAGCGCCTGAACGTCCAGGGCAAGAAGGACGCCAAGCTCGCCAAGCGTCTGGCCGACGAGCTCGAATGGGTCCGCTCGAATGCGAAGGGGCGCCAGGCGAAGTCGAAGGCACGCCTGGCCCGTTACGAAGAGATGGCCGCCGAAGCGGAGCGCACGCGCAAGCTGGACTTCGAGGAGATCCAGATTCCCCCGGGGCCGCGCTTGGGCAGCGTCGTGATCGAGGCCAAGAACCTGCAGAAGGGGTTCGACGGCCGCTCCCTCATCGACGGACTCAGCTTCAGCCTGCCGCCGAACGGCATCGTGGGCGTCATCGGACCCAACGGGGTCGGCAAGACCACGCTGTTCAAGACGATCGTGGGCCTCGAAGAGCTGGACGGCGGCCAGCTGAAGATCGGCGAAACAGTCCAGATCAGCTACGTCGACCAGTCGCGTGGCGGCATCGACCCCAACAAGACACTGTGGGAGGTCGTCTCCGACGGACTGGACTTCATCACCGTCGGCAAGATCGAGATCCCCTCCCGCGCGTATGTGTCCAAGTTCGGTTTCAAGGGGCCCGACCAGCAGAAGAAGGCGGGCGTGCTCTCGGGCGGCGAGCGCAACCGGCTGAACCTGGCGCTGACCCTCAAACAGGGCGGCAACCTGCTGCTGCTGGACGAGCCGACCAACGACCTGGACGTCGAGACCCTGCAGTCTCTCGAGAACGCGCTGCTGGAGTTTCCGGGTTGCGCCGTGGTCGTCACGCACGACCGGTGGTTCCTGGACCGCATCGCCACGCACATCCTCGCCTACGAAGGGACGGAGGAACAGCCCGACAAGTGGCACTGGTTCGAGGGCAACTTCGAGGCGTACGAGAAGAACAAGATCGATCGACTCGGCCCCGACGCCGCAGCGCCCCACCGTTCGACGTACCGCAAGCTGACCCGTGACTGA
- a CDS encoding DUF6993 domain-containing protein, with protein MPDGTAADNMPLFRAVVERVWGGSDRVHGRAYIDALVKAGFDKKSMQVTEDRSTVGNPAESLQFAVRWKDGQCLIGQVGPETGSPVTALLPGLAGGACLVGTTRTIDW; from the coding sequence GTGCCCGACGGCACGGCCGCGGACAACATGCCGCTGTTCCGCGCCGTCGTCGAGCGCGTGTGGGGCGGGTCGGATCGCGTCCACGGTCGCGCCTACATCGATGCGCTGGTGAAGGCGGGGTTCGACAAGAAGTCGATGCAGGTGACCGAGGACCGCTCCACGGTCGGCAACCCCGCCGAGAGCCTGCAGTTCGCCGTGCGGTGGAAGGACGGCCAGTGCCTGATCGGCCAGGTCGGCCCCGAGACCGGGTCACCGGTGACGGCACTGCTGCCGGGGCTTGCCGGCGGCGCGTGTCTCGTGGGCACGACGAGGACCATCGACTGGTGA
- a CDS encoding single-stranded DNA-binding protein, which yields MSDNITIMGNIAAEPQRRQMGNGTAVTSFRVASSQRHFDKDRNGWVESGTNWYQVSAFRALGEHAFASLHKGDRVIVTGRLKLRRWENDQGKGLSVEIDADGIGHDLLWGTTQYRRTAGTGAWSISGSDGSGQQRDAGEAGWETAVPGAAAAEATSPESASIAMAPDAEAAPDAGASEGGADSGDGDSAHPRVRELADAPF from the coding sequence ATGAGCGACAACATCACGATCATGGGAAACATCGCGGCAGAGCCGCAGCGACGGCAGATGGGCAACGGCACGGCGGTCACGTCTTTTCGCGTGGCCAGCAGCCAGCGGCATTTCGACAAGGATCGCAACGGCTGGGTCGAATCCGGAACGAACTGGTACCAGGTGTCGGCGTTCCGCGCTCTCGGAGAGCACGCGTTCGCGTCGCTGCACAAGGGTGACCGCGTCATCGTCACCGGGCGGCTCAAGCTGCGCCGCTGGGAGAACGACCAGGGCAAGGGGCTGAGCGTCGAGATCGACGCCGACGGCATCGGGCATGACCTCCTGTGGGGCACGACGCAATACCGCCGCACGGCCGGAACCGGCGCATGGAGCATCTCCGGCTCGGACGGCTCGGGCCAACAGCGCGATGCCGGTGAGGCGGGCTGGGAGACGGCGGTGCCGGGCGCTGCGGCGGCAGAGGCGACGTCGCCGGAATCGGCATCGATCGCGATGGCGCCGGATGCCGAGGCTGCGCCGGACGCGGGCGCGTCGGAGGGCGGTGCGGACTCGGGTGACGGCGACTCCGCGCACCCTCGCGTGCGGGAGCTCGCCGACGCGCCGTTCTGA
- a CDS encoding methyltransferase, with the protein MAESTSGVWVAHGAAGVAGMIRGSEDGYSVTMAGADEAVGTYPTMDVAKAALHAAMPAGSDWPRFEQH; encoded by the coding sequence ATGGCTGAGAGCACAAGCGGAGTGTGGGTGGCTCACGGTGCCGCCGGCGTCGCAGGAATGATCCGGGGTTCGGAGGACGGGTATTCCGTGACGATGGCCGGGGCGGACGAGGCGGTCGGCACCTATCCCACCATGGATGTCGCCAAGGCCGCGCTGCATGCAGCGATGCCGGCCGGAAGCGACTGGCCCCGATTCGAGCAGCACTAG
- the orn gene encoding oligoribonuclease, producing MTTASENDRIVWVDCEMTGLDLAIDELVEIAVVVTDFTLKPLDAGFQLVIKPTDAALAHMNDFVTKMHTTSGLIDEIPNGVTLEEAEARTLAYIRQFVPLAGKAPLGGNTIGTDRMFLAKYMPNIDQWLHYRNVDVSSVKELARRWYPRAYFNAPSKDGGHRALADILESIRELHYYRRAVFVSEPGPSSDEAKAVSESVVSEFAANV from the coding sequence ATGACGACAGCATCCGAGAACGATCGAATCGTGTGGGTCGACTGTGAGATGACCGGGCTCGACCTGGCGATCGACGAGCTCGTCGAGATCGCCGTGGTCGTCACGGATTTCACACTCAAACCTTTGGATGCCGGCTTTCAACTCGTCATCAAACCGACCGACGCCGCGTTGGCGCACATGAATGACTTCGTGACCAAGATGCACACGACGTCGGGACTCATCGACGAGATCCCGAACGGTGTGACGCTCGAAGAGGCCGAGGCACGCACCCTCGCCTACATCCGGCAGTTCGTGCCGCTGGCGGGCAAGGCACCGCTGGGCGGCAACACGATCGGCACCGACCGCATGTTCCTGGCCAAGTACATGCCGAACATCGATCAATGGCTGCATTATCGCAATGTCGACGTCTCCAGCGTGAAGGAGCTCGCCCGCCGCTGGTACCCGCGCGCCTACTTCAACGCACCGTCGAAGGACGGCGGGCACCGCGCCCTCGCCGACATCCTCGAGTCGATCCGCGAACTGCACTACTACCGTCGCGCGGTGTTCGTTTCCGAGCCCGGACCCAGCAGCGACGAGGCCAAGGCGGTCTCCGAGTCGGTCGTTTCGGAGTTCGCGGCAAACGTGTAA
- a CDS encoding helix-turn-helix domain-containing protein — translation MADERGRRRGPAVHRRKIKDRQQLVDRYLAGGITQRELAEIYDVTEHTVWSILRAARRAA, via the coding sequence ATGGCCGATGAGCGCGGTCGACGCCGAGGACCAGCAGTCCATCGTCGCAAGATCAAAGACCGACAGCAACTCGTGGACCGCTACCTCGCGGGCGGCATCACGCAACGAGAATTGGCCGAGATTTACGACGTGACGGAACATACCGTGTGGTCGATTCTGCGCGCCGCTCGGCGTGCGGCGTAG
- a CDS encoding tyrosine-type recombinase/integrase encodes MLEARQNPDANDTPTLRAFTAHYLDPASGLLTGVTDGTRHGYERIAALSFLNVLGDYPVNAIGKEDVGRWIAWQEKQPSARRDGPVSAKTLRNYHALLSAVLASAVDLKHMDSNPAYRTRLSEGVRREGVFLTRDEFATILHFIPQRYEGLFLFLAGTGCRWGEATALTWGNVDLTAHPPTARIEKAWKKGPTGRPVLAQPKSKRGRRTVSLSADVVDAMGTPRPADQLVFRGPLSGTHLWYGPTRSRVWEPAVQKAQDAALCAEEGLTPIRKTPHIHDLRHSHASWLIARGVPLPYVQARLGHESINTTVGVYGHLQPDAHVQMADIVTEALEGVRPLRQVTT; translated from the coding sequence GTGCTCGAAGCTCGACAAAACCCGGATGCCAACGACACGCCAACACTCCGCGCCTTCACCGCCCACTACCTCGACCCCGCATCAGGGCTGCTCACAGGTGTCACAGACGGCACCCGCCACGGATACGAACGCATCGCCGCACTCTCGTTCCTGAACGTCCTAGGCGACTACCCCGTCAACGCGATCGGCAAAGAGGACGTCGGACGGTGGATCGCATGGCAGGAGAAGCAACCCTCAGCCAGACGTGACGGCCCTGTGTCCGCGAAGACACTACGCAACTACCATGCGTTGCTCAGCGCCGTCCTGGCATCCGCAGTCGACCTGAAGCACATGGACAGCAACCCGGCCTACCGGACGCGCCTGAGCGAAGGTGTGCGCCGTGAAGGCGTGTTCCTGACAAGGGATGAGTTCGCCACCATCCTGCACTTCATCCCGCAACGATACGAGGGATTGTTCCTGTTCCTCGCCGGCACCGGCTGCAGATGGGGGGAAGCCACCGCACTCACGTGGGGGAATGTGGATCTCACCGCACATCCGCCCACGGCACGAATTGAGAAGGCATGGAAGAAGGGGCCGACCGGTAGGCCGGTCCTCGCACAGCCGAAGTCGAAACGGGGTCGACGGACGGTGAGTCTCAGCGCCGACGTCGTGGACGCCATGGGGACACCGCGCCCTGCAGACCAACTCGTGTTCCGTGGTCCGCTGTCCGGCACGCACTTGTGGTACGGGCCCACACGGTCGCGGGTGTGGGAACCTGCCGTGCAGAAAGCACAGGACGCGGCCCTGTGCGCGGAGGAAGGCCTCACCCCGATCCGCAAAACACCGCACATCCACGACCTGCGGCACTCTCACGCATCCTGGCTGATCGCACGCGGCGTCCCACTCCCCTACGTGCAAGCCAGGTTGGGTCACGAGTCCATCAACACCACCGTTGGCGTGTACGGTCACCTGCAGCCCGACGCGCATGTGCAGATGGCCGACATTGTGACCGAAGCGCTCGAGGGCGTGCGACCGCTGCGGCAGGTCACCACTTGA
- a CDS encoding SGNH/GDSL hydrolase family protein, protein MAVVLGDSYAQGQSLDEPRSESWPALVGEAEGWETYVNAVGGTGLTSGGPCGGQSFLSRVDDVNALEPGVVIIQTGLNDTPEKTGPALTEVVSALNAPDLIVIGPVGAPAYDQNQIRAVDAALSDASRTLGVRYISMLSLSPEFGPDHRHMTVSGHHAYAEFIESVFDG, encoded by the coding sequence GTGGCAGTCGTCTTGGGTGATTCGTATGCTCAGGGCCAATCCCTGGATGAACCTCGCAGCGAATCCTGGCCTGCGCTTGTCGGCGAGGCTGAAGGATGGGAGACGTACGTCAACGCGGTCGGCGGCACTGGTCTGACCAGCGGAGGACCGTGCGGTGGCCAATCATTCCTATCTCGGGTTGATGATGTCAACGCGCTCGAACCCGGCGTTGTGATCATCCAGACAGGCCTGAACGACACCCCCGAAAAGACCGGGCCCGCCCTGACCGAGGTCGTGTCTGCTCTGAACGCTCCAGATCTGATTGTGATCGGTCCGGTGGGAGCGCCTGCATACGACCAGAATCAGATCAGAGCGGTTGATGCCGCACTTTCCGACGCGTCCAGAACGCTGGGCGTCCGTTACATCTCGATGCTCAGTCTCTCCCCCGAGTTTGGCCCCGACCATCGGCACATGACCGTGTCAGGTCATCACGCCTACGCGGAGTTCATCGAGTCGGTGTTCGACGGCTAA
- a CDS encoding phage tail tube protein: MTWDQSFTTDGLGLLLWVPSISDVFNPSESELAAGTDVTYSMRRFDDNPVYESLTLRRWRGSSGVESEPTQSVECEWVYSRVAPSVPQQLLVPGAVGFVAWRLGYPKETPVSAGQVFNGVYPVTAGAWRDGADLIASKVQRLNVTGRVGREVTVV, from the coding sequence ATGACCTGGGACCAGTCGTTCACCACAGATGGTTTGGGGTTGCTGTTGTGGGTGCCGTCGATCAGCGACGTGTTCAACCCGTCCGAGAGTGAGTTGGCGGCGGGCACGGATGTGACGTATTCGATGCGGCGGTTCGACGACAACCCCGTATATGAGTCGTTGACGTTGCGGCGGTGGCGTGGCTCGTCCGGCGTGGAGAGTGAGCCCACGCAGTCGGTCGAATGCGAGTGGGTGTATTCGCGTGTCGCCCCGTCCGTCCCACAACAGTTGCTTGTACCGGGGGCGGTGGGGTTTGTCGCGTGGCGGCTGGGTTACCCGAAAGAGACGCCGGTTTCCGCAGGGCAAGTCTTCAACGGTGTGTACCCGGTGACTGCCGGCGCGTGGCGTGACGGTGCGGATCTGATCGCGTCGAAGGTGCAGCGGTTGAACGTCACCGGCCGTGTGGGTCGTGAAGTGACGGTCGTCTGA
- a CDS encoding tape measure protein: MADRVVKVTLLAEIAKYVGDISKAQQATQQLASETSKASKAEKIAAQDAAKSAQIRKQSMETVAKVAIGVGGAITAVGLAALKTGIQYNTLQQTTRAALKTLLGSAQAANAQMDKLDAFARTSPFSKQVFITAQQQLIGFGMEAKKVIPTLDAVQNAVAATGGSSQQLSEITFVLAQIQAAGKITATDLMQLGQRGIDAATLIGSQMGKTGAQIRQDITAGSLSASDALDALTKGMAERFAGAAANVKQTFSGAMDRVKAAWRDFSSVLAEPLVGKNGGGALVDLLNWTADVMRAFIALPEPVKLTASAIAGVTGAILLAGGTAVLAVPKIVAFRVALETLKTQSPLAASAIGQVSSAMRALPYIGFIAGLAAASGQLADVTLEATGARKTLDGLNDSFGELGTKKTIDDALGFSGSTLLKNATSFGWISDVNNQASGLLDTLKGWNVVGRLIGGSTGEFRHNLEELDKTMAGMVAKGDTKSAAEAFTYLASKTDGSKESLNKLKAMFPEYAKAQKDAAQSTKDLGDNTADTAAKQDDAGHAASRYSAALGGVNEMTEEAVKTQQKWIEQVAGSSAAFIDIQSAYDGLVEANKKTAESTAKATKSGKDSWEDFYDGSSVSIDKWIKVLQGQVAAQANWQTNMTKLAGRVSEDTLTELAKLGPKGAPLVAQLVNASDAELAKLDSVTKQRSEQATGTFATTLDQAKPIIAAAAAQLGKKGADEIAEKLGSGAMSIEQVIKKYNLKLKETKLFIWADTSHASSAVDTFIRHQNGRTITIRVRADGISTLQNSVSRMVATSRAGGGPVPGTPSHTDNTLIYAASGEFITRTAQAQKPGNRRVLEWMNAGGDFGGGYANGGFVQPRYASNTTAPVVNVAAPSLEGAVITGRMRLDPDGFVTLIDGRISAAMPSAVSVTSQFGSH, from the coding sequence GTGGCAGATCGTGTAGTCAAGGTCACGCTGCTGGCTGAGATCGCTAAGTATGTCGGAGACATCTCGAAAGCACAGCAGGCCACGCAGCAGCTCGCGTCTGAGACGTCGAAAGCGTCGAAGGCTGAGAAGATCGCGGCGCAGGATGCGGCGAAATCCGCGCAGATCCGCAAGCAGTCGATGGAGACCGTGGCGAAGGTCGCTATCGGTGTCGGTGGCGCGATCACCGCAGTCGGGCTGGCGGCACTGAAAACCGGCATCCAGTACAACACGCTGCAGCAGACCACCCGTGCGGCGTTGAAGACTCTGCTGGGGTCTGCGCAGGCCGCGAACGCGCAGATGGACAAGCTGGATGCGTTCGCACGGACAAGCCCGTTCTCCAAGCAGGTGTTCATCACCGCTCAGCAGCAGTTGATCGGTTTCGGCATGGAGGCGAAGAAGGTCATACCGACCCTCGACGCCGTGCAGAACGCGGTGGCGGCGACTGGTGGGTCTTCTCAGCAGCTGTCGGAGATCACGTTCGTGCTTGCGCAGATTCAGGCTGCGGGGAAGATCACTGCGACTGATCTGATGCAGCTTGGGCAGCGTGGTATCGACGCGGCCACGCTCATCGGTTCACAGATGGGTAAGACGGGCGCGCAGATCCGTCAGGACATCACGGCGGGGTCATTGTCTGCCAGCGACGCGCTGGATGCTCTGACGAAGGGTATGGCGGAGCGGTTCGCGGGTGCCGCGGCGAATGTGAAGCAGACGTTCTCAGGCGCGATGGACCGGGTGAAGGCCGCGTGGCGTGACTTCTCGTCCGTGCTCGCCGAACCACTGGTGGGCAAGAACGGTGGCGGAGCGCTCGTTGACCTGCTGAACTGGACTGCGGATGTGATGCGGGCGTTCATCGCACTTCCGGAACCGGTGAAGCTCACAGCTTCCGCAATCGCCGGAGTGACGGGCGCGATTCTGCTCGCGGGTGGCACCGCCGTCCTTGCGGTGCCGAAGATCGTAGCTTTCCGTGTCGCGCTCGAGACGCTGAAAACTCAGTCACCGCTGGCTGCATCCGCGATCGGTCAAGTGTCGAGTGCGATGCGAGCACTCCCGTACATCGGGTTCATCGCGGGTCTCGCGGCGGCGAGCGGCCAGTTGGCAGACGTGACGCTCGAGGCGACCGGTGCGAGGAAAACTCTCGACGGGCTCAATGACTCGTTCGGTGAGCTCGGGACGAAGAAGACCATCGATGACGCGCTGGGTTTCAGTGGTAGCACGCTGCTGAAGAACGCTACGTCGTTCGGTTGGATCTCTGACGTGAATAACCAGGCCAGTGGCCTGCTAGACACGTTGAAGGGCTGGAACGTCGTAGGCCGACTCATCGGTGGTTCGACGGGAGAGTTCCGACACAACCTCGAAGAGCTCGACAAGACCATGGCTGGCATGGTCGCGAAGGGCGACACGAAGTCTGCGGCTGAAGCGTTCACGTATCTGGCGTCGAAGACGGACGGGTCGAAGGAGTCGCTGAACAAGCTCAAGGCGATGTTCCCCGAGTACGCGAAGGCGCAGAAGGATGCTGCGCAGTCCACCAAGGACCTCGGAGACAACACCGCGGATACGGCAGCCAAACAGGATGATGCGGGGCATGCGGCGAGCAGGTATTCTGCGGCTCTCGGCGGCGTCAATGAGATGACCGAAGAGGCCGTCAAGACACAGCAGAAATGGATCGAGCAGGTTGCCGGTTCGTCGGCCGCGTTCATCGACATTCAAAGCGCGTACGACGGTCTTGTGGAAGCGAACAAGAAGACTGCGGAGTCGACCGCGAAAGCCACGAAGAGCGGCAAGGACTCGTGGGAGGACTTCTACGACGGTTCGTCCGTGTCGATCGACAAGTGGATCAAGGTACTCCAGGGTCAGGTCGCTGCACAGGCGAACTGGCAGACGAACATGACGAAGCTCGCCGGCCGGGTGTCGGAAGACACTCTGACGGAGTTGGCGAAGCTGGGGCCGAAGGGTGCCCCGCTGGTGGCTCAGTTGGTGAATGCGTCGGATGCGGAGTTGGCGAAGCTCGACAGTGTGACGAAGCAGCGTTCAGAACAGGCGACGGGGACGTTCGCGACGACGCTGGATCAGGCGAAACCGATCATTGCGGCGGCTGCAGCTCAACTGGGCAAGAAGGGCGCAGATGAGATTGCCGAGAAGCTCGGTTCTGGTGCGATGTCGATTGAGCAGGTCATCAAGAAGTACAACCTGAAGCTAAAGGAAACGAAGCTCTTCATCTGGGCTGACACATCGCATGCGTCTTCCGCTGTGGACACGTTCATCCGGCATCAGAACGGGCGCACGATCACGATTCGTGTGCGTGCGGACGGTATTTCGACGCTGCAGAACTCGGTGTCTCGGATGGTTGCCACGTCGCGTGCAGGTGGCGGACCTGTCCCCGGTACTCCGTCACACACCGACAACACCCTGATCTATGCCGCGTCGGGCGAGTTCATCACCCGTACCGCGCAGGCGCAGAAGCCGGGTAACCGCCGGGTGCTGGAGTGGATGAACGCGGGCGGCGACTTCGGTGGGGGGTACGCGAACGGCGGGTTCGTGCAGCCCCGGTACGCGTCGAACACGACTGCGCCGGTTGTGAACGTCGCGGCACCCTCGTTGGAGGGAGCGGTGATCACGGGGCGTATGCGGTTGGACCCTGACGGGTTTGTGACACTCATTGATGGTCGGATCTCCGCGGCGATGCCATCCGCTGTGAGTGTCACGTCACAGTTCGGTAGCCATTGA
- a CDS encoding phage tail tube protein produces MTRAKVTPGSVASDDNLLVLFVPSDGVASKLSPKVSELTAATVKDITYNLTGDGFTPGGDQATVTDDRLTLGQTLERPGRETKSLTIKRVYGASDDVADAVLTKGVEGSLYIRWAVPYTDDIAADDIFEVWPIQAGSAMKDAPTANGVFTKTQKLFVTGEVEDATVSAT; encoded by the coding sequence ATGACCAGAGCAAAGGTCACGCCCGGGTCTGTCGCCTCCGACGACAACCTGCTCGTGCTTTTCGTCCCCTCCGATGGTGTGGCGTCGAAGCTCAGCCCGAAGGTGTCTGAGCTGACCGCGGCGACGGTGAAGGACATCACCTACAACCTGACCGGTGACGGCTTCACGCCCGGTGGGGATCAGGCGACCGTTACGGATGACCGGCTGACGCTGGGTCAGACGCTGGAGCGTCCGGGCCGGGAAACGAAGTCCCTGACGATCAAGCGTGTGTACGGTGCGTCGGATGATGTGGCGGACGCGGTACTCACGAAGGGTGTGGAGGGTTCACTGTACATCCGGTGGGCTGTCCCGTACACGGACGACATCGCCGCGGACGACATCTTCGAGGTGTGGCCGATCCAGGCCGGGTCCGCGATGAAGGACGCCCCGACCGCGAACGGTGTGTTCACGAAGACGCAGAAACTGTTCGTGACCGGTGAGGTCGAGGACGCGACAGTTTCCGCGACGTGA
- a CDS encoding DUF6093 family protein codes for MSLGSDTQTALAYLRAEAESRFTETLRFTRVGTVDDANGVPVPGETTLYEVPGRVKFTSQVVSPRESGAQLVVVQQRRVDVAVGSTPGVRPGDVVTVTASTVDAGLVGRKFTVDGLPDSGQVTAARYPVSEGS; via the coding sequence ATGAGCCTCGGGTCTGACACACAGACAGCGCTCGCGTATCTGCGGGCTGAGGCTGAGTCACGGTTCACGGAGACTCTGCGGTTCACCCGTGTCGGGACGGTGGATGACGCGAACGGTGTTCCGGTTCCAGGTGAGACGACCTTGTATGAGGTTCCCGGGCGGGTGAAGTTCACGTCTCAGGTGGTGTCGCCGCGCGAGTCTGGCGCCCAACTGGTGGTGGTGCAGCAGCGTCGCGTGGATGTGGCGGTGGGGTCCACCCCGGGTGTGCGGCCGGGTGATGTGGTGACTGTTACCGCGTCGACGGTTGATGCGGGTCTGGTGGGCCGGAAGTTCACCGTGGATGGTCTGCCCGATTCGGGGCAGGTCACCGCGGCGAGGTATCCAGTGTCGGAGGGTTCCTGA